The sequence TTCGTGCGCGATATCCATCTCAGCACTGATATCGGTAATGACCGTTGGATTGTAAGTAAGCTCTGAGGCGTCATTGGTGCTGCCGCCAGCGATAAGCGTCGCGCCTTTGTCTAAAGCATCTTTAAGTAGCGCTTGCACTTTTTCTAGCGCCTTTTGATTAATCAAAGGACCAATATCCACGCCTTCATCCATACCGTTACCGACATTTAGCTCAGCGACTTTTTTCACAAACACATCTAGGAATTCATCTTTAATACTGTCTTGCACATAGACACGGTTGGCACAAACACAAGTTTGACCAGCGTTACGATATTTAGAAGCAATTAAGCCTTCAGCCGCTTTTTCCAGATCAGCGTCATCAAAGACGATAAATGGCGCATTACCACCCAGCTCTAATGACAGTTTTTTGATGGTTGTCGCACATTGAGCCATCAAGGTACGACCGACTTCGGTAGAGCCTGTGAATGAAAGCTTATGAATACGTGCATCGCCCGTTAGGATATCGCCGATGGTTGAGGATTTGCCCGTCACTACTTGGATAACGCCTGCTGGAATACCTGCTTGTTCAGCCAGTGCAGCGAGTGCTAACGCAGAAAATGGCGTTTCAGTCGCAGGTTTAATAATCATCGTGCAGCCTGCTGCCAATGCTGGCGCGGCTTTACGGGTAATCATCGCTGCTGGGAAATTCCAAGGCGTGATCGCCGCGCAAACGCCAACGGGCTGCTTGAGTACCACATGACGTAGCTGCGAGCTATTGGCAGGGATAACGTCGCCATAAACACGCTTGCCTTCTTCGGCAAACCAGCGGATAAAGCTATTGGCATAGCCCACTTCACCGCGCGACTCGTTTAGAGGTTTGCCTTGCTCAGCGGTCATAATGATAGCCAAGTCTTCTTTATTGGCATCGATGAGGTCTGCCCACTTTTGTAGTAGCTCAGCACGCTCTTTTGGGGTTTTGGCTGCCCAAAGGATTTGGGCTTCATGAGAGGCGGTAACCGCGTCGTTCACATCGTCGGTCGTTAGGCTTGGTACCGTACCGATGATATCGCCGTTGAAAGGATTGCTCACATCAATAGTCGAGTCATCACTAGCGGCATGCCAGCCATCTTTGATGAAACACTGCTGTTTAAGTAGATCTGGGTTCGATAGCTGTAGCGTAGACTGTGACAGTTGTGACATTGTGACGCTCCTTGTCAATTGAGGTTTGCAAATAGGATTCGCAGATTTATAGCGATAAGTGAATGACAATAAATAGAAGGTTATGATTTAAATAATTATTGATAACTTGTTAATTGTTCAATATACTGAACATATATTCTATATATGAGACATCATTATAAGAATGATAGCCAGCTATTTGCAACCCCTATTCTCATTTTAATGATGATTTATCGTGTTATTTTTATATTTTCCCAATTTTACTGACTTTTATAGGTTCCTTATGAGCTCAACTGCTGTTCCTGCCTTGGACAAAACCTTTCAGATTTTAGATTTAATTACTGATAGCTCGCAGCCTTTGACGGCAGCTCATATTGCGAAAGAGCTCAATCTACCACGTAGCTCAACCCACAATATTTTGCAAAGTCTTTTGACCAAGCATGTCATCTATAAAGACAGCGATAGCCGCTTTCATTTAGGCTCTTATTTGATGTATTGGGCGGGTAAGTATGAGCAGCAGCAAGGCGTCATCCAGTTATTTAAAGACCTCATTGTCCAGTATCCGATTCTTCTTCAACATACAGTCACTTTATCTAAGCTTGATTTAGGTGAAGTGGTGTTTTTAGCCTGTCATGAAGCGCCTGCCCCGCTTGGCTTTACCTTTCGCGCTGGTGTTCGCGTACCAGCGGTATTCTCTGCCACGGGCAAAGCCATGCTCTCAACCTTTTCTATGGACAATATAAAATCTATCTACGCTACCGGTTTCCCCGCACCTATTACCCAACACGGTGTTGATAACTTTAGCGATTTGTCCACCGAGTTGACCTCCATTCAAAACAGTCGCATCTCACTCGATGATGGGCAACTTCGCGAAGGGATGTATTGTTTGGGTACTTATATTCGCAATGCGTCAGGTAATGCCGTTGCGGGTATGGCGGTTAGCTTTTTGCAAGGCGAATATGAGTCCAAGCGTGCTGAGGTCAGCGCGGTATTGATTGAATTGGCGCAGCAAATTGAGCAGCGTTTGGGTTTTATTGATAATAAATAAAGTTAAAACGCTGCTAGTTTCTTGCTTACTTCAAACTCTTTCAGTTATTTTGATGATAACTGTTAACCTTCTGAAATAAGCCCTGATAAAAATGCTTGCAAATTGTCATTGAGCTTTTGCAAGTAATAACCGCCCTCGACTAAAACAATCAGTGGTTTATTTAACGCTTTCATCTTTTGTGCCAACACCTTAAACCCTTCTGTACTGACCGCACATCTGGCTTCTGGGTCATTTTCATAA is a genomic window of Psychrobacter cibarius containing:
- a CDS encoding IclR family transcriptional regulator, whose product is MSSTAVPALDKTFQILDLITDSSQPLTAAHIAKELNLPRSSTHNILQSLLTKHVIYKDSDSRFHLGSYLMYWAGKYEQQQGVIQLFKDLIVQYPILLQHTVTLSKLDLGEVVFLACHEAPAPLGFTFRAGVRVPAVFSATGKAMLSTFSMDNIKSIYATGFPAPITQHGVDNFSDLSTELTSIQNSRISLDDGQLREGMYCLGTYIRNASGNAVAGMAVSFLQGEYESKRAEVSAVLIELAQQIEQRLGFIDNK
- a CDS encoding NAD-dependent succinate-semialdehyde dehydrogenase, whose product is MSQLSQSTLQLSNPDLLKQQCFIKDGWHAASDDSTIDVSNPFNGDIIGTVPSLTTDDVNDAVTASHEAQILWAAKTPKERAELLQKWADLIDANKEDLAIIMTAEQGKPLNESRGEVGYANSFIRWFAEEGKRVYGDVIPANSSQLRHVVLKQPVGVCAAITPWNFPAAMITRKAAPALAAGCTMIIKPATETPFSALALAALAEQAGIPAGVIQVVTGKSSTIGDILTGDARIHKLSFTGSTEVGRTLMAQCATTIKKLSLELGGNAPFIVFDDADLEKAAEGLIASKYRNAGQTCVCANRVYVQDSIKDEFLDVFVKKVAELNVGNGMDEGVDIGPLINQKALEKVQALLKDALDKGATLIAGGSTNDASELTYNPTVITDISAEMDIAHEEIFGPIATIFTFKDEADVIRQANDTIYGLAAYFYSGNYARSWRVTEGLEYGIIGHNTGLISTEVAPFGGVKQSGFGREGSKYGIEEYIVTKYWCSDVS